The genomic stretch GCGGCAGCGGTCCCTTTCGCGAGGCCAGCGCCCGTTTGGCGCGCCGCAGCGGTTCACCCGCCAGTTCCGGCGTCTCGCGCGCGACGTCGCGCATTTCCTCGAGCTTGCCGTTGCAATGCAGGACCATGTCGCAACCGGCGCTGACGATGGCCCGGGTCCGCTCGGCGATCGTTCCCGCCAACGCGTTCATGGACACATCATCACTCATCAACAAACCTTGGAACCCGATCACGCCGCGAATCACTTGCCGGATGATTGTCGCAGAAGTCGTCGCCGGATGGGCGGGGTCTAACGCGCTAAACACAACATGTGCGGTCATCGCCATCGGCAGGTCCGCCAGCGGTTGGAAGGCGGCAAAATCGGTCCGTTCCAGCTCTTTCCTCGATGTATCCACCGTGGGCAGCCGATGGTGGCTGTCCGCCGTGGCCCTGCCGTGGCCGGGAATGTGCTTGAGCACCGGCAAAACGCCGCCCTGCTCCAGTCCTTCCGTGACCGCCCGCGCGATCGCCGCCACCTTGCCCGGCTCGGTTCCATAGGCCCGGTTCCCGATCACGGCGTCGCTGCCTTCGACCGGAACGTCCGCCAGCGGCAGGCAATCGACGGTGATGCCAAGCGCAATCAGGTCCGCGGCGATCAACCGGGAGCTGAGCCGGGCGGCCGTCAGGCCGAGCGCGGGGTCGGTATCGTACAGCGCGCCAAAGCTGGCTCCGGGCGGATAGACC from Bradyrhizobium sp. Ash2021 encodes the following:
- the nagZ gene encoding beta-N-acetylhexosaminidase; translated protein: MSSRAFITGVSATELSRAEREFIRAERPWGLILFKRNIEKPNQVSNLVAEFRDLVGDADAPVMIDQEGGRVQRLGPPHWPVYPPGASFGALYDTDPALGLTAARLSSRLIAADLIALGITVDCLPLADVPVEGSDAVIGNRAYGTEPGKVAAIARAVTEGLEQGGVLPVLKHIPGHGRATADSHHRLPTVDTSRKELERTDFAAFQPLADLPMAMTAHVVFSALDPAHPATTSATIIRQVIRGVIGFQGLLMSDDVSMNALAGTIAERTRAIVSAGCDMVLHCNGKLEEMRDVARETPELAGEPLRRAKRALASRKGPLPLDRRAVQAELDALIDRVGTA